In bacterium, a single window of DNA contains:
- a CDS encoding transposase, producing the protein MGLRTKHTPVFKAKVALEALKEEKTSAELAGEYQVHPGQIRKWKQIAKDGLVGIFNGKEKREDKDKAELIQQLYQQIGQLKVELDWLKKKSGLSS; encoded by the coding sequence ATGGGTTTACGAACCAAACATACCCCAGTATTTAAAGCGAAAGTGGCCCTGGAAGCACTCAAGGAGGAGAAGACCTCAGCAGAGTTGGCTGGAGAGTACCAAGTGCATCCAGGACAGATAAGGAAATGGAAACAGATAGCCAAGGATGGGTTAGTAGGAATCTTCAACGGGAAAGAGAAGAGGGAAGATAAGGATAAGGCAGAATTGATTCAGCAGTTGTACCAGCAGATAGGTCAACTAAAGGTTGAACTGGACTGGCTTAAAAAAAAATCCGGCCTTAGCTCCTAG